One window of the Burkholderia sp. FERM BP-3421 genome contains the following:
- a CDS encoding prohibitin family protein has translation MGKILFIVIFAGVIAVALTTGLAARSNPRKLRPSVGIAAFVGVTLAGLLFMSLTQVRQSTYGVVTTFGHIEADTLPEGLHVVSPVSNVHEVFVGVAVARVEKAQAASKDLQSVHTDLTMNYRVDPSRVRALYAMAPSLTYESDYVQPAMFEVFKAVVSRYTAEQLVTERQLVSQDILASLEAKLKPYGFVIQDINITAFAFSEAFDQAIEAKVTASQKAEQAERELQRVKFEADQKIAQAEGEAKAIAIQAQAIKTNGGDEYLRLQAINRWDGKLPTYMSPHSPMPFIGLSADANK, from the coding sequence ATGGGCAAGATCCTCTTCATCGTGATTTTCGCGGGCGTCATCGCGGTCGCGCTCACCACCGGCCTCGCCGCCCGCTCCAACCCGAGGAAGCTGCGCCCGTCCGTCGGGATCGCCGCGTTCGTCGGCGTCACGCTGGCCGGGCTGCTGTTCATGTCGCTCACGCAGGTCCGGCAATCGACCTACGGCGTCGTCACCACCTTCGGCCACATCGAGGCCGACACGCTGCCCGAGGGGCTGCATGTGGTCAGCCCGGTGTCGAACGTGCATGAAGTCTTCGTCGGCGTCGCGGTCGCGCGGGTCGAGAAAGCCCAGGCGGCGTCGAAGGATCTGCAATCCGTGCACACCGACCTCACGATGAACTATCGCGTCGACCCGTCGCGCGTGCGGGCGCTCTACGCGATGGCGCCGTCGCTGACCTACGAGTCCGACTACGTCCAGCCCGCGATGTTCGAGGTGTTCAAGGCGGTGGTCTCGCGCTACACCGCCGAGCAGCTCGTCACCGAACGGCAGCTCGTGTCGCAGGACATCCTCGCCTCGCTCGAAGCGAAGCTCAAGCCCTACGGCTTCGTGATCCAGGACATCAACATCACCGCCTTCGCGTTCAGCGAAGCGTTCGACCAGGCGATCGAAGCCAAGGTCACCGCGAGCCAGAAGGCGGAACAGGCCGAGCGCGAGCTGCAGCGCGTCAAGTTCGAAGCCGACCAGAAGATCGCGCAGGCCGAAGGCGAGGCCAAGGCGATCGCGATCCAGGCCCAGGCGATCAAGACCAACGGCGGCGACGAATATCTGCGCCTGCAGGCCATCAATCGCTGGGACGGCAAACTGCCGACCTACATGTCGCCGCACTCGCCCATGCCTTTCATCGGTCTTTCGGCGGACGCGAACAAATAA
- a CDS encoding DOPA 4,5-dioxygenase family protein, translating to MSLLDPAAIESWHAHVYFDAAHRDAAWAFREVVDQQFGARLQLGRFHEQPVGPHPVWSYQLAFGREHFDTIVPWLVLNHGALDIFLHPNTRDELRDHRDCATWIGRSYTLNLAGLTD from the coding sequence ATGTCCCTGCTCGATCCCGCCGCCATCGAAAGCTGGCATGCGCACGTCTATTTCGACGCCGCCCATCGCGATGCCGCCTGGGCCTTCCGCGAGGTCGTCGACCAGCAGTTCGGCGCGCGGCTGCAACTCGGCCGCTTCCACGAGCAGCCGGTCGGCCCGCATCCGGTCTGGTCGTACCAGCTCGCGTTCGGGCGCGAGCACTTCGACACCATCGTGCCGTGGCTCGTGCTGAATCACGGCGCGCTCGACATCTTCCTGCATCCGAACACCCGCGACGAACTGCGCGACCATCGCGACTGCGCGACCTGGATCGGGCGTTCGTATACGTTGAATCTGGCCGGGTTGACCGACTAG
- the hpnH gene encoding adenosyl-hopene transferase HpnH, protein MSIPLLQQVRVGAYIVRQHLSGNKRYPLALMLEPLFRCNLACNGCGKIDYPDPILNQRLSVEECLQAVDECNAPVVSIAGGEPLLHKEMPEIVRGIMKRKKFVYLCTNALLMEKKMDDYQPSPYFVWSVHLDGDKDMHDHAVSQDGVYEKAVAAIREAKRRGFRVNINCTLFNDAIPERVAKFFDTLKPIGVDGITVSPGYAYERAPDQQHFLNRDKTKNLFREILKRGDGGKRWSFSQSSLFLDFLAGNQTYKCTPWGNPARTVFGWQKPCYLVGEGYVKTFKELMEDTNWDNYGVGNYEKCADCMVHCGFEATAVMDTIAHPLKAFAVSRKGIKTEGAFAPDIPIDNQRPAEYVFSRHVEIKLEEIQRAGKGKLQKSTKSAAAA, encoded by the coding sequence TTGTCTATTCCGCTGCTCCAACAAGTCCGCGTCGGCGCCTATATCGTGCGCCAGCACCTTTCCGGCAACAAGCGCTACCCGCTCGCGCTGATGCTCGAACCGCTGTTCCGCTGCAATCTCGCCTGCAACGGCTGCGGCAAGATCGACTATCCGGATCCCATCCTGAACCAGCGCCTGTCCGTCGAGGAATGCCTGCAGGCCGTCGACGAGTGCAACGCGCCGGTGGTCTCGATCGCGGGCGGCGAACCGCTGCTGCACAAGGAAATGCCGGAGATCGTCCGCGGCATCATGAAGCGCAAGAAGTTCGTGTACCTGTGCACGAACGCGCTGCTGATGGAAAAGAAGATGGACGACTACCAGCCGAGCCCGTACTTCGTCTGGTCGGTCCACCTCGACGGCGACAAGGACATGCACGACCACGCCGTGTCGCAGGACGGTGTGTACGAGAAGGCGGTCGCGGCGATCAGGGAAGCGAAGCGCCGCGGCTTCCGCGTGAACATCAACTGCACGCTGTTCAACGACGCGATCCCCGAGCGCGTCGCGAAGTTCTTCGACACGCTCAAGCCGATCGGCGTGGACGGCATCACGGTGTCGCCGGGCTACGCGTACGAGCGCGCGCCGGATCAGCAGCACTTCCTGAACCGCGACAAGACCAAGAACCTGTTCCGCGAGATCCTGAAGCGCGGCGACGGCGGCAAGCGCTGGTCGTTCAGCCAGTCGTCGCTGTTCCTCGACTTCCTGGCCGGCAACCAGACCTACAAGTGCACGCCGTGGGGCAACCCCGCGCGCACCGTGTTCGGCTGGCAGAAGCCGTGCTATCTGGTCGGCGAAGGTTATGTGAAGACCTTCAAGGAACTGATGGAAGACACCAACTGGGACAACTACGGCGTCGGCAACTACGAGAAGTGCGCGGACTGCATGGTCCACTGCGGCTTCGAGGCGACGGCGGTGATGGATACCATCGCGCATCCGCTGAAGGCGTTCGCCGTGAGCCGTAAGGGCATCAAGACCGAAGGCGCGTTCGCGCCGGATATCCCGATCGACAATCAGCGCCCCGCCGAGTACGTGTTCTCGCGCCACGTCGAGATCAAGCTCGAGGAAATCCAGCGCGCCGGCAAGGGCAAGCTGCAGAAGTCGACCAAGTCGGCCGCGGCGGCCTGA